The Astatotilapia calliptera chromosome 22, fAstCal1.2, whole genome shotgun sequence region GCTGCAACTGAGCAACAGCCCGTCCTCAGCTGAACTTAGAATCTATTAGCAACACCCACGTACCATCAGTACATGTGCGTGGCAGCAGCTGAGGAAAAGCTCCTCATTATAATCTTAGATCAAAACAGTGAATGTGCAGCACCCTCAGTCTTTCGTGCAGGTGTTCGCAGGTCTGACTCACAGATGTAGTAGTACTCCTTGCCCACGTTGAACTCGTAGCCCAGGGAGAAGGCGCTGTAACGCTGGAACTTCTCTGAGAATTTGATGGGTGCATGGGGCGCATGGGGCCGGTTGCACTCCCAACGCTTGGAGCCCTTCTGGGTGTTGCAGGTGCGATAGCCGTGGTAGTCGACCATGTAGAGGATGTACTGCTCTGCTACGACACGCTCTAGCGTCCCACGCTGACTGGTGTTGTAGTGCGGGCAGTAGATGTCCAGGTAGTCGTTGACACTGACTTGCACCGTGTATCCCTCCCTTCGGAGGctgacataaaaacaaagacagaaataagATGAATGCATTcaaaaaaggcagaaagaaaTGTGGGTAAGTGACTATGGAACCTCTCTAAACCTCTTTCACAATCTGTTAAAGGAATAGCTCAACATTCACAAATCACAGTCTAggtaacattttctttttagccAAAAAGCAGCCTGCACATATTtccctggaaaagaaaaactcgTTTTTGGATAAGTGAGTTTTTGCAGAGCTTGTAGATGAAGTCTATTACACTGGTATCAATTTTCTCATTTAATATTCAGCCAGAAAGCAAATGAACATATTCCCCAGAAATGTCAAGTAGCTGTTCAGTAAATAAAACCTAATCTCAGTGAAAAATACCACCACGAGatgaaaaaaattttttatgaTCAACACTCTGGAAATGCAACGAtgcaaaacaaagcagcaaagaTTTTACCGGACTAATAACCAATAAGCTGTCAGTTAATTTCTGCTTCATAACTAACTGAGCAGCTGGTTAACAATTTCAACAGTATAGTTAACACAAATGTAATGCAATGAGGGCTTAAAGAGAGTTAATCCCCTCAGCGTTTTCTTCACACCTTGAACTATTACATCTTTCTCCTCCCTCtgcatataaaaacacacattttcccACCAAATGCCCGGTGGCAATTCCAGGGAATCGTGCTGAGAATCATAATCTGTACTCCTGTCTTTTCCCCAGAGCCAGCTTCGGGCCAGGTCAATGAGGTGGAAGGAGATTCTGTCAGCGGCGATGTATGCTCTGGCTGCTCTGGCTGCAGGGGACTCGGTCTACACAGTAAGCATGATGGAACAATGTCCCCTTTTAGCATAAATGAAATCCACTCTGAGGttaagaatatatataaatatatgtgtgtgtgtgtgtgtcttgtacAGTAACCCTTCAGTCGATTTAAAACAgaggaactgaactgaacaaccTAAAGAGTGATGTAATAATGTCCCACACTGCCACCATGCTGTTACCAACACTGTTTGTAATGCTAAGTATACTTATTATGTAAATTACACAATCTGTAATTAGACAAAGTAGAAGTCATTAGAAGGGCTCCTGCAGGTGAGCTGATGAGATGGGAATTGTCCTAAGTTGCAGCGATGTGTAACCCACGCCAAGTGCCCGCAATGACTCATACTAACCATTAGGTGGTGGTATTGTGCTGTATTATATGGGCAAAGATCACCCTTCTTATTCTCTGCACCATTATTATTTGTTTCCTGTTGGTTGGCTTCTCTTTCTTACACATTATCTGCTTCACAAAAGAACGCACACTTTAACACTCTCATAACCACTCCTCACTGTGCATACATTATgccaacacatgcacacactgctgCTGAGAGGATCACACTAACATGCACACGTGCATGCGTTACTGGGTCAGGCACCCAGAGATATTTTTCATTCAATCCCAAAATGAAGATCAGAAATGTCAGACCCTTCTCTGTTGCTTTCTTACTGTGCTGATCACTTTTTCTGGATCCTCTCGCCCACTCTGATAATATTTTCCCCTCCGTTTTCTCCCCTTTTCTTCATGTATACACACATGCTGAGGCAGATGAATATCAATTCTCTTAACCAGTGTTCTTTTTGGGCCATCAATCTTATCTGTGCTTTCTATCCCCACTGCTTAGATGTGAGATGACAGACTTTTGTCTTGCAGTGTTGCGGGAAGAGACAACACAGCTATGCTTCAAAGGGACTATATTTAGAGAGGGGGTTTGTGTGGTGGAGGAAGGGAGGAAGGTTGAGATGGTGAGGAGAATGGAGGGGTAGAGAGAGATAAAGAGGTACAATGGGCGTAGGATAGAGAGAATTTGAGGGAGACATGAGATGAAAGTGCAAGATAGAGGGTGTGCTGAATAAAAAATATGCATTCAGGAGAATCCTGGATGCAAGTTAAGTCAGGCGGACTCACCGTCACTGAAAAATAAGTGTGTGAGAAGACTTGAATGCAAGGAGGGAAGAAGATCCAGCGAGAGAGCATCTGTGCTTGAGTGCTCTATCATATTCATGGATGAAAGGCCACTGGATACTGCTGAGACAGTGCAGCAAATGCAGCAAACTAGTCTGCAAAAGCATTTGTTCTTGAGCATTTGCAGGTTGGAGAgatacatttttgaaaatatgcaaAACGTCTCAAGAGTCTTCTTAAATGTACAGCAATGTCTTATTGTCCCTTTCCATGTAGCTTGAATGTAAAAGCTGGACAAATTTAAATGCAAGGATAAGTTTCATCATTAATAATGTTTAGAAGAATCCAATGATTAACCAGCCTGTAAAACGGCAGCGAAAAATGACCATTACTATTTCATAAAGTTTTTGCTTTGAGCGTTTTTCCTGATGTATTACTTTAATAACTTTATCCAAATAGCGGCAGATCTGCTTTCCGCTTTTCGATGACTCATTTCAGCACTTGCATGAAGATGCGGCCCCGTTCTTTTCCTCCTTATTGTTTTGGTTAGCACCTACCCTAGCTACACAGCAGGAGGACTGTTTGTTCCAAAACTGGCCAGCAAATGAGGAAGCTTGggaagaagagaggaagaaggGGAGGGGAAAATGACACGGTGGGAAAAACAGAAGGTAAGGTGGGGCAGAGGAGAAAACAAGGAGGAAAGGAGACTAAAAGGGTGAAGTGAGAAGACCAGGCTTGCTGATGGGTGAGAGGAGGCGGGGAGTCCCTCTAGGTGTATGCTGTTATATAAGCAGTCCATTTAGTGGCACAAGACAAAAAGGTTGCAGGCCAGAGAGGaatggagggaggagaggaaaagagaagcGGAAAGAGGGGGTGAGAACAGATTTAATAACTTAAGGtagggggaggaagaggaagggtgAGGGGGGGGGAAATACTTCAAATGATGACAACAACAAAGAGTAAAGCACAGAGATGGAGGCAGTGGCCTAGACAGAGACACAGCACCCTCTGGGGATGGACATATATGTGGTAAAAGTGCATAAAAAAGACTGATGGATCTCATTCGCCTGTTGTCTCTCCTTCCCTGCACCCTTTATCCAAGTCGTTTCCTCCCTTTCCACTGTGCATTGTGTCTGCGGTGGTTTTGCTGTCTCATCACCATTTTCCTATGAGTGGGAGTGCACAGCTAGTTAGTATAAGCAGCACAAGCTGGTGAAGACTGCCAGGGGAGGAAAATAGCAGGGGAGAGAtcgagagagtgagagaggaatGTGGGGGggttaaaagagagaaagaagaagagaggaagaaTGAGACAAAGACAGCACCATTGCACCTTTCACGTCTGTGCTAAAAAGAGCCTTAGGAGAATACTGGCAGTAATAAATAACAATGGTGAGGTAGCGCTACAGCGTGAGacacttacaaacatacagtgcacAGAAACGGTGCATTTAGCACAGCCACAGGAAATCCACGACTGCTgcagtaaaatgtaaaagaaatccTAAACAATCATATATCAGCAGCTTGGGGCAGTAAGGGATTACGAATTacagtagtgcaatttcttTGCCTGTATAAAGTTACACTAATTACACATTAAATTTTCAGTAACACTGTTACTTTGACATATTGTAGGCTTGCTCACAGCCTTATTGGAAGTTTTTTCCTGTCTGTGGGCAGGCTGTGGTAAATTGATGAGGGGGCTTGTCAAAAGTGGAAGGCGGCTAGCCTTtaccaaaaaagagaaagtgcACCTCCTGCACTGGCTTGTTAACAAGGTACGTGTCCATTCAGGAGGCGCTCAGCTTTGTTCCAATTTGGAGAGTGTAAGAACTGTGAGCAGGAGGTTGGGACTTCTGGAGAGCTGTGTGTGGTCACTGAGGCTAGGCTAACTGCTGGACAGTCAGTTAATCCATCCAGATTTTGTGCCGCTTGTTAAAGGGGacgttttctgcttttttccagTTGCAGTTTTGGATTTACACGATTCTCAATTTAAGTTATTCCTCATTCATTTAATACTGAGCTTTGATGTAACCCTTCAGTTCGGCTTTCTAATGATATAGGGACTCTCTCAAACAAAAAGAATGAACCGCAGATAACTGGTGCTGTCATCTCGAAATGACTGTATTAAGGATTTTCTCCATTTCTGACATCAGAATAAGCTGCTGAATAAGCTGCATCTGAAGTCTAACATTTTACACTGAGTTAAACTGAACAACATGATATTTAGttagcattaaaaaataattttaaaatagcTGACATGTGCCTACATGGTGTTTTACACATTCAACTTtcaacacggacacacacacatgcacacacacacacacacacacacacacacacacacacacacacacacacacacacacacacacacacataaaacaaaaaagaaagaaatagccTCAGGGAGCCACAAGCTAATGTACTCCTGGTGTGGTTCTCAAGTCTAGATAAATGGAAGAGTTACTTCAAGAAAGTGCATCGATGTTAAATCTGTGTCAGATAAAACATGCGGATCCATCCACTGTGGTGACTCCATGGAAGGTCATATTATTATGAAATCTTATATAAAACTTAGAGAGAATAAAGTTTCAAGAAGGATTTTCGTACTTAGTAAAAGCAAAACCAATTGTGGACCACAAAAAACTCCACATTCTCTTCATTCACTGGTTTCACTGTTTCCCAACTATTTTTATCTATATAGCAAAAAAGGCCTCTAAGGATAATCTATAATACTGATTACAGAGATCATACGAATtcactattcttaaaatcaaaaacattaaaattcatTGATCCAGTTTTTGCATCTCTCTATGTGGAGCGAAACTGTGGAACAGACTGAATGATGAGCTGAAGGAATGTCCAAGCCTGACCCAGTTTAAAAATATACGGTTTTTCAGAGGTACAGGAAGGAAGAAGGGCTTTGATCAGGTGCTGTGACCCATCtatgtgtgtatatggataTCTGTTGGCGtgctactgtgtgtgtttgtgtgtgtgtgtaagtgtagtAAACAGTAAAGAAGGTTTTAAACAATGACGCAAAGACAAAAGGTGATGACTATTTATTAAATAGTGGGCTTCTTCCTACTCCTttgcatctgtctgtctgtgtatctATAACAGATTGAGAAAAATACAGTGACCTTTGCTGCTGAGTAgctattaatgtaatttttccagttttcaaATAACTTGTCCAACACTTGTAAAATTTTATTTCCCTTGCTTTCTACACGAGTGgtgacatttatttttgttttgctttcccaAGCTCGAAACTAGAACGGATCCAAGAGctcagtcactttttttttttctgtgtaataatTTTTGCCAGATTACATCAAAGAGAAAGCAGAAGCACAGACGCTGCTGGCTTTCAAGGAAAAATAATCCTGgtgcatttgtatttgtttatttttatttgtcgaCTGACATGAATGGATATGAAATGTCTAAACCCACTACGGTATTCTCCACATTCACAGAAGTTGGTAGTGTTTGTTCTGCCACAGGTTCGCCTTACATTACTGCCGGAGGCTCTACTGTTTTcaaaaatccattaaaaacagCTGGAAGAGACAAGTTGTTGCTTTTCACAAATGCAGTCCAACCCTGCAGTGGAAAAGGCAGTAATAGCGTTTGATTGTAGAATGAAGCACTTGTGGGTTGCATAGGCATTACTGCAGATAGGTACTGCTGAGTATAAATTACACCAGTATCATCCTTTGAAAATACACAGTTCAACATCTGTTACAGGCTCAGTTTTATACAATAATATTGATGTTACATGAAAACCAAATAATGGTTTTAAAGCAAAATTCTTTCATTATTCTGCAAATCTCCCATAGCCTTGTTTTTTGTGGCCAGATTTTCTTCCTAGATACAATTATTTTGATCTTGGGAATCCTCGACTCCTCCATGATTTATGTGCTTGAACATCTACAAAGCAATTATGAACAGAGCCGTCCTCTGTCAAAGACAGCAGTCTCACTATGCTTTAATTTAAAGTACTGAGCTTTGCATAAACTACcaacattttacacagcaagTAATCTACACTCACCCAACACTCTATTAGGTACACCTCGTTAGCACCTTTTTCATTCAGACCTGCCTTAATTACTCAGCTGCGCATACAACATGCAAATCTCCTGTTCGATCACATCTCTAAGGTGCTctgctggattgagatctgatgactgTGAATGCCATTTGAATTCAGTGAACTCACTGAcatgttcaagaaactagtttgagaggatttgagctttgtgacatgtcaggttatcctgctgaaagcagcCAACAGAGGATGAGAACACTGTGGTAATAAGGGGATGCACAGAGTCAGCAACAATAGTCAGGTACACTGTGGGCTTTAAAAGATGCTCAATTAGCACTAAAAggaccaaagtgtgccaagaaaacattCCCCACACAATTACACCACAACCAGTCTGTGTCACAATACAGGATGGAGCCATCCTTTCATGTTgcttacaccaaattctgagcCTACGATCCAAATGTGGCAGCAGAGATCTAGACTCGGGCTCAGGCCAGGTTGTTTTTCAATCTTCTATTGTTTATTTGATAcgcctgtgtgaattgtagcctgagcttcctgtttttagcaggagtggcac contains the following coding sequences:
- the efna3a gene encoding ephrin-A3 isoform X3, yielding MALATFSLSLITLALTNLHLSRASNRHAVYWNSSNLLLRREGYTVQVSVNDYLDIYCPHYNTSQRGTLERVVAEQYILYMVDYHGYRTCNTQKGSKRWECNRPHAPHAPIKFSEKFQRYSAFSLGYEFNVGKEYYYISTPTHHHHGHSCLRLRVFVCCSTVSQADEDSIQTPDYTVRPNIKIHNIDPILLL
- the efna3a gene encoding ephrin-A3 isoform X2, whose amino-acid sequence is MALATFSLSLITLALTNLHLSRASNRHAVYWNSSNLLLRREGYTVQVSVNDYLDIYCPHYNTSQRGTLERVVAEQYILYMVDYHGYRTCNTQKGSKRWECNRPHAPHAPIKFSEKFQRYSAFSLGYEFNVGKEYYYISTPTHHHHGHSCLRLRVFVCCSTDEFNPEVPKLEKSVSGSSPSRDRLLLTVAMLLVSAVLLS